The following nucleotide sequence is from Trifolium pratense cultivar HEN17-A07 linkage group LG2, ARS_RC_1.1, whole genome shotgun sequence.
cgtaaattaaattaacttaGCTGTACTTCTATCTCAGGTTCACTCACATGTACACCACAAAGGTATATTagtgagaaaaaataaaagatatcacattgatattttaaaatgacatttattttgtgacaaaatatatataaaatgactCGCGATGTCACACAACAAGACCATTATGAAATATGAATAATACTATACATTGTGCTTGACTATATGCTGTTTGGAAAATTTAGACAtagaattatatataataataaattaaaaaagatagTATCAGATAAATATAAGTCatgatgaaataaaataaaatacaaaaaacttAACGAATTTTGGACCAATTTATTGTTTGgtgaaattaattaaatattaaatttcaatGCACCGGTACAATAGATCACTAAATTACTAGgcaaatgaatatttttttcgaaagaaatcatttttctattatttaaaatatcataataactaaatacaatttatcaaaattgtaaaaaaataaaatttcatattttgttttaattttttatcactcataatagttattattgaatttttttatgaataaatgtaaaaaagttagcataatgcttataaaacattgaactCGTATTTATtcttatgaaatttttatttatgaaatacaataatcgataaatagtattttaattcataaaataatcgttaatttgataattatttaatttaatatacttATACGTTAAAATTTGATAGATGTACCGTAGAAGCTCcctaatattaattataaaaacttaaggAATGAAACATCCTAATTAAATATTAGtagtaaaaaataaacaccTTGCAAACTAGATCTACATttcgtcaacaaaaaaaaaatctacatgaAATCAACCAAAATCATAACTTGAAACCCGAAAATTaacctctttttctttctttccttcttgTCACCACTTCTACATGGGGTGTCTTGTTGTGATGTTATTGCTACTGCATGGGTTTTAGGGCCGTTcgttttcttcttgtttttaggGGTTGTTTTCTCTACTCAATGGTGTTGTTTTTGAATTGTTGTTTTTTCTCTTCCTGTTTGTTGTGTAGCTCATATGGATCAAAACCAAtgaatgagatttttttttttttatagctttGGTTGAAGGTTaatgatgaaaaattaaaaaactttaTGATTTTTTCATAAATGGGTCAGCAACAATAAACCATGATAGAGAGAGGAGAAGCAAGAGTTGAAGTTTCATAAAGAAGGTCAAATCAGATTTCTGGAATTGAAGCCCGATTTTCCcccaaaaataaagaatttccATAACATGTTCATAGGATTGTCAAACCCAGAAACTGAAAATGAAGAACacttaattttgttaatttgagaattttgttattttaattaaaaaaatttttaaataaattattatttataattctACGTGTCCTTACCATCTCAGCATTCTTAATACACATCAGcgtcttttaaataaaaattagaaaaaaagaCAACTTTGTGCATGTTTCAATAGATAAAGAACCTAAACGTAAAcgtgacaaaaaaataaataaaagaattaaagtgttacaaataaataagataaaatatgtaattttgcaaaaaaaattattcaaatatgAGTATTTGACACGTTTCCATCTCCTGGCTTTTGTTTACACTTACTTGCTGTCTAATCAACGTGGAAAAAGATAACAAACTCCAAAAATTTGTCACTGCTGACTATTACTTTTCTGGTGTTTTTCtggatgatttttttattttgagttcttatttttttgtattaacttttttattgtCAAGGGAAGGGATTCCAGTAATCTAAAATTTAACtgtaaagtaaataaaatataatcaaaaattatttccacTAAAAATCGAACTCAAAAAAACAAATCGATAGTATATGGTTCCTGCTACAAAAgtcaaagagaaaaaaaggaCTTGTTAACTTTAGTGCCCTCCCTCTGTgcttataatattaataacacAAGGTAATACTGAATCCAAACATATTGGGACTTAGTGTGCAAGGAAACATGTTACATATTTTATTCACCCTCTCAACCCTTTACATGATCAAAATTGGAGATGCTACTATGTACACAATTACATCCTCTCAATTCATCACAGATTCTCaaactataagctcaaacgaCAGCACGTTCAAGTTTGGATTCTTTAGTCCCATAAACACAACAAATCGTTACGTAGGAATATGGTATCTCAATGAATCTGATATTGTATGGGTGGCCAACAGAGGAAAACCACTACAAGATTCTTCTGGTGTTGTCACCATTTCTGATGACAACACAAACCTTTTAGTACTGGATGGACAAAAACATGTTATGTGGTCAtccaatatatcaaattttaaatcaaattctAATGTTACTGCTCATCTCGAAAATACCGGAAACCTCGTCTTACAGGATGACAATACAGGTATTAGTTAATAGTTTGTTATTAGTTAGACACCGACttacattttaaaatttcagataGACGTCGTACATAATGAGAACGTATGTTTATATCGGAGGATTATATCgcttattaatttaattaactagTAACTAATTATATCTCTAATGACAGGCGCGATAATATGGGAGAGTTTCAAACATCCATCTAATGCATTCCTTCCAAGTTTGATAATTAGCAACGATCAAATAACAGGGGAAAGAATAAATGTTACTTCATGGAAAACTCCTTCTGATCCAGCTACTGGAAACTTCTCTGGTAGCGTTGAGCGTCTCCGTGTTCCTGAAATTTTCATATGGAACGAAACAAAGCCTTATTGGCGCTCAGGTCCATGGAATGGTCAAGTATTTATTGGTTTACCAAACAATTTGTTATATATTGCATATCTAGATGGATTCAGCGTTACAAGAGAAGATAGTGGAAGTCTTGTTAAGATCACATTTGCAATGCCAAATAGTTCTTACTTTGGAACTATTGTGGTGAGTTCCGACGGAAAAATTGTGTATACTGCATGGATGAATAGGATTCAAGTTGGGAAGCATGTTGTTCAACAAAATAAATGTGATGTTTATGGTATTTGTGGTCCTAATGGAAGCTGTGATTTTAAAAATTCGCCGATATGTACATGCTTGACAGGttttgagccaaaaaatgtgGACGAATGGAATCGACAAAATTGGACAAATGGGTGTGTGAGAAAGGCTTCACTACAGTGTGAGAGGGTGAAGAATAACGAGAGTGCGTTACCTGGTGAAGAAGATGGGTTTTTAAAACTACAGACGTCGAAACCACCAGATTTTGTAGAGCAATCATATATTACTGTTGATGCATGTAGAACTCAGTGTTTGAATAATTGTTCTTGTACTGCTTATGCATTTGATGCAGGAATTCAATGCTTGACTTGGAGTGGTAATTTAATTGACATAGTTAGATTGTCGAGTGAATTAAGGCATTGATCTTTACATACGCCTAGCTTATTCAGAACTTGGTGAGTATGCATAGTTCATAGCTACAAAATTTATCTTCAAATTTTAGTCCAATCAATAACTAGATTTCTGAACTAAATTTTGTCAACAGCTATAGATTCAGATGGGGAAAGAAATGTTACTACAGCAATAGTTATAGCTATAGTGATCGTGGCAAcaattattgttgtttcttgtGCCTATTTCTTTTGGTCTAAACGTTCAGGTATTTGTATTTCTACAACTTTGATGTTTTCTTCATTACTTGCATACTTAAAAGGAGGATTAGTTCTTAACAAGtaaacatttattattttaacttaaACTAATACTGTATTAGATTACACATaaggacaattttttttttactaaccaTCTGGGTCTTAGGGGAAGGGGCTCCCGTAATCTAAGGTTCGGCCGTGAGGAAAGTAAAGgttgacaaaaaattgttctcacaagaaatcgaactcgggttctttCAAGCAATTCGTTCTAGGGGAAGCTCGTgaaccacttgagcccaatattttagtttatgtaaatttaatttattaaaatcaGAAAATTAAAGTATCATTTACTAGTTACAATTGGACCTTGGTTGAGACTTTGATAAGCAGCCAGTAGCATTCAGAATTAGGATGAGACATATACTCCATAGAAGGATCTGGATTCCTTGTTAGTTACTTTACACCGTTACACGTAGGGATGGacataaaaaccaaaaatccAAACCAAAATTGTAAACTGAAAACCAACCATTTAAAACTGaaccaatttttaaaaaaaccaaaaccaaactGTTAACTGTTAACTGAACCAATAAACCAAAATCACTTAAACTctaaaactaaattttataaACCATAACTTATGGCTTTCTCGTTTTCGTTCTTCCAAATACTTCTTCCACCGCACTCTCCATACTATCACTGCCACACCTCACAAAACCGCACCAACTTCAAATCTCATCAATCCATCAAATTGGATTTAATCAAAAAGCAGTGAGAAATaggaaatagaaaaaaaaaataataaaaaaaatggtgcaAGTGAATCTTTGATGAACTTCCATGACAGAATTTCTTCATTATTGATTTTGAATCTTTGATGGTTTTTGGTGTCAATGATTATTATGTTGtgattttatttgaattaaattttgatgggttgtgaaaatgattgttattttgatgCAAAGTGATTAGTTTGTGGTGTATGAAATTGCCGAACCACGTAGATTTTTTAATGTTGATTTGAATGTTGAATGGGTTCAGTTTTTTTATGCAGAACCAGTTAACTGGTTAACTGAACCATTCGGTTCAGTTCTTCTTCTACTATTGCGGTTTAGTTGGGTTTTTCCGAACTGAAAAAacagttcggttcggttttCATGCAGTTTTGGTTTTAAACCAAACTTTGCCCACCCCTAGTTACACGTAGTGGACAATCTTGGCCCTAGATTATGATCGGACGGTTTAATGatataccaacacatcatgtatgatatttaaaaacacattatGTGTCACGTCCaataaatgatgtggcaacacatcattggatgtatgtgtaaagaatctttacaccgacagtgcacaacaattaaactctatcaAGGTGATTTCTTAGTATGTACTATATTTGTGTTGAACGCAGGGAAAACACATCAAGAAAACCAAAGTGCAAGTCTAATCGGAGATGTAAACCAAGTTAAATTAGAGGACCTTCCCTTATTTGAGTTCAAGAACATTTCAACTGCAACAAATAACTTTGATTCAACTAATAAGATTGGCCAGGGTGGTTTTGGTTCTGTGTACAAGGTAAACTGGTAAACTAAGTTTTTTGAAGGTTTTATCTTTCATTACTatatgttttcatttttcttgaAAACATTTCTAGGGAGAGTTGCCAAATGGATTAGAAATAGCAGTGAAAAGACTTTCAAGAGCTTCAGGACAAGGTCTAGAAGAATTTATGAATGAAGTGATTGTGATATCAAAGCTTCAACATCGCAATCTTGTAAGACTTTTAGGTTGCTGCATTGAAGGGGAAGAAAAGATGTTGATCTATGAGTACATGCCTAATAACAGTTTAGATTTTTATCTATTTGGTTAGTTACATCTGCTCAACTTGTTCTTTCTTTGTTATACAGTGACAAAAAGTTGCAATTTGATAAGCTATGATTATATTACTTTTCGATGTTTCTACTACAGACCCAGTAAAAAAGAAGCTTTTAGATTGGCAAAAACGGTTATGCATAATTGAAGGAATTTCTCGAGGACTACTTTATCTTCATAGAGATTCGAGATTAAGAATAATACACAGAGACCTAAAGCCGAGTAATATCTTGTTGGATGGAGAACTAAATCCCAAAATATCTGACTTTGGCATGGCTAGAATCTTTGGAGGTACCGAAAACGAGGGCAATACAAGAAGAATTGTGGGAACATAGTAAGCATGTTTTATCTTTGTAAATATCCCCAGAATATGCAATTGAAGAGCCTTGATTGATGTATCGTATTATGATGCCTATAATATATAGTTAATTTGATAGTGAAACTAAAATGCAGCGGATACATGTCTCCAGAATATGCAATGGAAGGATTGTTTTCTGAGAAATCAGATGTTTTTAGCTTTGGAGTTTTGCTCCTCGAGATAATAAGTGGCAGGAAAAACACAAGTTTCCATAATCACGATCAAGCACTAAGCCTCTTAGGATATGTAAGTCTTTCCAAATTAATTCATCTTCATGTAGATTCATAATAAGGCTCTATTTTATGTTTGCTACATTATAGtcatatatttcaaatttatatCCATGTATACtggtatttattaatttttctgtGTTTGGGTTTTTTTAAGGCATGGAAACTATGGAATGAAGAGGAGATTATATCTTTGATTGATCCAGAAATATGTAATCCAGATTATGTAGATGACATTTTGAGATGCATACATATTGGACTTCTTTGTGTTCAAGAGATTGCAAAGGAGAGGCCTACTATGGCCACTGTTGTTTCAATGCTTAACAGCGAGATTGTTAAATTTCCTCGTCCGTGTCAACCTGCATTCATTCAAAGACAGACTGAGCATAAAGGAGAATCGTCGACTCAACAGAGTCGTGACTCGAATTCCACGAATGGTGTCACCATCACAAACTTGCAAGGAAGATAGTAGTGATGATGTTATGTTTGAATATTTCGTTATAATgttaagtaaagtctgaccgaccattgtttttattaaattatactttcatataataaaaaaaaacaagaatagTGATGATATCCATCAATCTATTAAATTACAAGAGTActtaaaaatgtttatatactatataaagaaaaacaaataaaacaccCGTTTATCTTCTAGGATGAGAAAACATCTATAAATAGTAgtcatgaatcatgatcatGAATAGCAACTTTGCAAAATTCATTGTATGTGTGCAAGTGTGCAATCATTGACCATAACTCTAAGATGTGTAAGTTAAATTAACGTTGAAGTTTGGTTTAGTGACGAGGTGTTTGAATAGTAAGCTAAAGATTTTAGGATCGATGCTCAGCtccattataaataaaaaaataatcgtAAGTGTACTTATACTATAAAGTTCTTGTAGCGTGTAATTCAAATAACTAATTTTATGTATATTAAGTCATATAAGGCAACTAATTTCACgtaaaatatgaagaaaaaaaaattcctcatATTTTTAAACATTATGCTGATGTAATATCTTTTCATATtcctctctcttctctttcttccTCCTCTTCCTTTGTCTCACTTCCTTTCATTTTCCTCTTACTTTGGCTCTCCtctcattttcaaattcaaactcaTTTTCTCTTCCCCATTTTTTGTGTTCCCTATTTTCCACAAGTTTTCCGCGTCCAACTTTTTCCAATGTTGTATGTTGACATAAAATGAGTTCACATAAATGGATGTGAACCGAGTTCACATATACATaagtgaaacaattttttataaaacggGTAGAGCATTCGTTAACAATTTATTGAATGATTCTGAATGGTACATATCACGACCACATGAATGATAACGTGGTCTTTGTAATAGAAgagacattaaaaaaaaaaaaaaaaaaaaatgaatgataaCGTGTCATTAGACATTATTATGAATACTACATTGTGTTTGACTATATGCCAATGCCATTTGGAAAATTAAGTCGTAGAAAATTCAACTCAGACTGAATGGTTCAACCAGTTGAACCGAAAAAACAGACCTGTTTCAGTCCAATTAACTCTTAAAACTATGCAGTTCCAAATAAATATAattccaaataaataaataaaaactatgcAATTCACCTCAACAATTAAtgaacaaaaaagaagaaagaaaccaTACTCATATACTCACATAATTCTATTATTACATTTCATCTTCAAACATGCAAGGGTTCTTTTTCATGTTCTTGTTCATCACTTCACTTTCTATTCTCATCACAATCTCAACCTCTACAGATACCTTAACCTCATCACAAATTCTCACAACAAACCAGACTCTTGAATCATCCAATGAAACATTCGTTCTTGGTTTCATCCCCGGAACAAATTCAAACATTTATTTAGCCATATGGTACAAAAACATCGACCCCAGAACAGTTGTTTGGGTCGCAAACAGAGACCACCCTCTTCAAAATAATTCAACCAATGATGGCTTTCTCAAAATTGGTGACAATGGAAACATAGTACTTCTCAATTCATCATCAAACAACAACCTCGTATGGTCTTCGAATCAAACGACAGTTACTAAAAACCAACTTGTTCTTCAGCTTTTGGATAATGGAAATTTAGTTCTTAGAGAAACAAACATGAATGATCCTACAAAATATCTATGGCAAAGCTTCGATTACCCAACAGATACTTTGTTACCATCCATGAGCATCGGTTGGAACTTTGACAAAAACACGGAAAAACACTTAACTTCGTGGAAGATCACAGGTGAAGACCCTTCAACAGGAGATTATTCatacaaaattgattttcatGGTTTACCAGAAATTTACCTACTGAATGGTGAAAAGATTATATATCGAAGTAGACATTGGAATGATGGCATATCTGGCAGTTTCGAGTTCTCATGGAATGAACACGGCATAAACTACCAGCTTTTAAACGAAAATCCATCAACTTTTTCCCGACTCGTTGTGAGTTCGGATGGTGTTCTTGAATATCTTATTTATAGTCAAAGTACTAAAACTTGGACAATTTATGGGGATGAACCGAACAATCAATGTGATCATTACAAAGCGTGTGGTCCATATAGTTTTTGTGACATTGATGCTTCTCCTGTTTGTCAATGTGTGGAAGGTTTCAGTCCTAAGAATGATCAAGCTAGGAAATTGAGAGATGGGTGTACGAGGAAAACGAATTTGGATTGTGAGAGTGATGAGTTTTATGAAATGGAGAATGTGAAGTTGCCTGATACAACCTCTGTGTTTGTGAACAACACAATGGAGATTAAAGAATGTGGTAATTTGTGTCTTAGGAATTGTTCTTGTACGGCTTATTCTAATGTTAATATATCTTATAAAGGAGGACGTGGTTGTGTTATGTGGTTTGGTGAACTTGTTGATATCATAAAGTATCGTGCAGACGGACAAGAACTTTACATACGCCGTGCTTATCAAAAACTTGGTGAGTATGCATAGCTCGTAGTCGGAGctataattttgtttaatttttaggTGACAATCCGCTACCCGAATTTtgaataatgagtaaaaaaattattcttcaaCTTTCAATCTAATAATCAGATTctaaataaattcaattttgttaaCAGCAGCTGTAGACACAAATGGGAAAATAAATGTTACAGCAATCACCATACCTACAGTGATAGTGGCAACAATTATTATTGCTGCTTGTACCTATTTTTTATGGTCATTGGCTTCTAAACGTTCAGCTGGTTCAGGTATTTGTGTATTCCTATATCTTTCAGTATTCTTCATAATTAGGATAAGCCATGTGCACTTTAGAATTGTCTAGCTTCCACTTCCAATTATTTGTGCTGAAAACAGGGCATACCCCTCAAGAAAACCAAAGTGCAAGTCTAATTAGAGATATTAAACAAGTTAAAATAGAGGACCTTCCTTTATTTGAGTTCAAAAACATTTCCACTGCAACAAATAACTTTAGTTCAGCTAATAAGATTGGACAAGGTGGTTTTGGTTCGGTGTACAAGGTAAACCAAGTCTTGTGAAGTTTTTATCTTTCATTAATGTTTATagtatatatcatatatgtttacattttactttttttttttgaatgaatgtTTTCATTCTACTTGAAAAACGATTCTAGGGAGAGTTGCCAGATGGATTAGAAATAGCAGTGAAAAGACTTTCAAGAGCTTCAGGACAAGGTCTAGAAGAATTTATGAATGAAGTGATCGTGATATCAAAGCTTCAACATCGCAATCTTGTAAGACTTTTAGGCTGCTGcattgaaggagaagaaaagaTGTTGGTTTATGAGTACATGCCTAATAACAGTTTAGATTTTTATCTTTTTGGTTAGTGTAAATCTAAACTTCTTTTTTCTTGTTATATAGTGACAAAAGGTTGTTATTTGATAAGCTATGATTACCTTAATTTTTAATGTTTCTacagacccaaaaaaaaagaaggttttAGATTGGCAAAAACGGTTATGCATAATTGAAGGAATTTCTCGAGGGCTGCTTTATCTTCATAGAGATTCAAGATTAAGAATAATACACAGAGACCTAAAACCGAGTAATATCTTGTTGGATGGTGAGCTGAATCCAAAAATATCTGACTTTGGCATGGCTAAAATCTTTGGAAGTAGCGAAAATGAGGGAAATACAAGAAGGATTATGGGAACATAGTAAGTAAGCTTATTTCGCAAGAATATGCAATTCAATAACCATAATTTATTCTATTACCATGAAATGA
It contains:
- the LOC123907971 gene encoding LOW QUALITY PROTEIN: G-type lectin S-receptor-like serine/threonine-protein kinase At1g11330 (The sequence of the model RefSeq protein was modified relative to this genomic sequence to represent the inferred CDS: deleted 1 base in 1 codon; substituted 1 base at 1 genomic stop codon) gives rise to the protein MLHILFTLSTLYMIKIGDATMYTITSSQFITDSQTISSNDSTFKFGFFSPINTTNRYVGIWYLNESDIVWVANRGKPLQDSSGVVTISDDNTNLLVLDGQKHVMWSSNISNFKSNSNVTAHLENTGNLVLQDDNTGAIIWESFKHPSNAFLPSLIISNDQITGERINVTSWKTPSDPATGNFSGSVERLRVPEIFIWNETKPYWRSGPWNGQVFIGLPNNLLYIAYLDGFSVTREDSGSLVKITFAMPNSSYFGTIVVSSDGKIVYTAWMNRIQVGKHVVQQNKCDVYGICGPNGSCDFKNSPICTCLTGFEPKNVDEWNRQNWTNGCVRKASLQCERVKNNESALPGEEDGFLKLQTSKPPDFVEQSYITVDACRTQCLNNCSCTAYAFDAGIQCLTWSGNLIDIVRLSSEXGIDLYIRLAYSELAIDSDGERNVTTAIVIAIVIVATIIVVSCAYFFWSKRSGKTHQENQSASLIGDVNQVKLEDLPLFEFKNISTATNNFDSTNKIGQGGFGSVYKGELPNGLEIAVKRLSRASGQGLEEFMNEVIVISKLQHRNLVRLLGCCIEGEEKMLIYEYMPNNSLDFYLFDPVKKKLLDWQKRLCIIEGISRGLLYLHRDSRLRIIHRDLKPSNILLDGELNPKISDFGMARIFGGTENEGNTRRIVGTYGYMSPEYAMEGLFSEKSDVFSFGVLLLEIISGRKNTSFHNHDQALSLLGYAWKLWNEEEIISLIDPEICNPDYVDDILRCIHIGLLCVQEIAKERPTMATVVSMLNSEIVKFPRPCQPAFIQRQTEHKGESSTQQSRDSNSTNGVTITNLQGR
- the LOC123907972 gene encoding receptor-like serine/threonine-protein kinase SD1-8 isoform X2; its protein translation is MQGFFFMFLFITSLSILITISTSTDTLTSSQILTTNQTLESSNETFVLGFIPGTNSNIYLAIWYKNIDPRTVVWVANRDHPLQNNSTNDGFLKIGDNGNIVLLNSSSNNNLVWSSNQTTVTKNQLVLQLLDNGNLVLRETNMNDPTKYLWQSFDYPTDTLLPSMSIGWNFDKNTEKHLTSWKITGEDPSTGDYSYKIDFHGLPEIYLLNGEKIIYRSRHWNDGISGSFEFSWNEHGINYQLLNENPSTFSRLVVSSDGVLEYLIYSQSTKTWTIYGDEPNNQCDHYKACGPYSFCDIDASPVCQCVEGFSPKNDQARKLRDGCTRKTNLDCESDEFYEMENVKLPDTTSVFVNNTMEIKECGNLCLRNCSCTAYSNVNISYKGGRGCVMWFGELVDIIKYRADGQELYIRRAYQKLAVDTNGKINVTAITIPTVIVATIIIAACTYFLWSLASKRSAGSGHTPQENQSASLIRDIKQVKIEDLPLFEFKNISTATNNFSSANKIGQGGFGSVYKGELPDGLEIAVKRLSRASGQGLEEFMNEVIVISKLQHRNLVRLLGCCIEGEEKMLVYEYMPNNSLDFYLFDPKKKKVLDWQKRLCIIEGISRGLLYLHRDSRLRIIHRDLKPSNILLDGELNPKISDFGMAKIFGSSENEGNTRRIMGTYGYMSPEYAMEGLFSEKSDVFSFGVLLLEIISGRKNTSFHNHEQALSLLGYAWKLWNEEEIVTLIDPEICNPDYVDDILRCIHIGLLCVQEIAKERPTMATVVLMLSSEIVKFPCPCQPAFIQRQIEHRGELPEQSENSNSTNGVTITSLQGR
- the LOC123907972 gene encoding receptor-like serine/threonine-protein kinase SD1-8 isoform X1, which translates into the protein MQGFFFMFLFITSLSILITISTSTDTLTSSQILTTNQTLESSNETFVLGFIPGTNSNIYLAIWYKNIDPRTVVWVANRDHPLQNNSTNDGFLKIGDNGNIVLLNSSSNNNLVWSSNQTTVTKNQLVLQLLDNGNLVLRETNMNDPTKYLWQSFDYPTDTLLPSMSIGWNFDKNTEKHLTSWKITGEDPSTGDYSYKIDFHGLPEIYLLNGEKIIYRSRHWNDGISGSFEFSWNEHGINYQLLNENPSTFSRLVVSSDGVLEYLIYSQSTKTWTIYGDEPNNQCDHYKACGPYSFCDIDASPVCQCVEGFSPKNDQARKLRDGCTRKTNLDCESDEFYEMENVKLPDTTSVFVNNTMEIKECGNLCLRNCSCTAYSNVNISYKGGRGCVMWFGELVDIIKYRADGQELYIRRAYQKLAAVDTNGKINVTAITIPTVIVATIIIAACTYFLWSLASKRSAGSGHTPQENQSASLIRDIKQVKIEDLPLFEFKNISTATNNFSSANKIGQGGFGSVYKGELPDGLEIAVKRLSRASGQGLEEFMNEVIVISKLQHRNLVRLLGCCIEGEEKMLVYEYMPNNSLDFYLFDPKKKKVLDWQKRLCIIEGISRGLLYLHRDSRLRIIHRDLKPSNILLDGELNPKISDFGMAKIFGSSENEGNTRRIMGTYGYMSPEYAMEGLFSEKSDVFSFGVLLLEIISGRKNTSFHNHEQALSLLGYAWKLWNEEEIVTLIDPEICNPDYVDDILRCIHIGLLCVQEIAKERPTMATVVLMLSSEIVKFPCPCQPAFIQRQIEHRGELPEQSENSNSTNGVTITSLQGR
- the LOC123907972 gene encoding receptor-like serine/threonine-protein kinase SD1-8 isoform X3, coding for MQGFFFMFLFITSLSILITISTSTDTLTSSQILTTNQTLESSNETFVLGFIPGTNSNIYLAIWYKNIDPRTVVWVANRDHPLQNNSTNDGFLKIGDNGNIVLLNSSSNNNLVWSSNQTTVTKNQLVLQLLDNGNLVLRETNMNDPTKYLWQSFDYPTDTLLPSMSIGWNFDKNTEKHLTSWKITGEDPSTGDYSYKIDFHGLPEIYLLNGEKIIYRSRHWNDGISGSFEFSWNEHGINYQLLNENPSTFSRLVVSSDGVLEYLIYSQSTKTWTIYGDEPNNQCDHYKACGPYSFCDIDASPVCQCVEGFSPKNDQARKLRDGCTRKTNLDCESDEFYEMENVKLPDTTSVFVNNTMEIKECGNLCLRNCSCTAYSNVNISYKGGRGCVMWFGELVDIIKYRADGQELYIRRAYQKLAAVDTNGKINVTAITIPTVIVATIIIAACTYFLWSLASKRSAGSGHTPQENQSASLIRDIKQVKIEDLPLFEFKNISTATNNFSSANKIGQGGFGSVYKGELPDGLEIAVKRLSRASGQGLEEFMNEVIVISKLQHRNLVRLLGCCIEGEEKMLVYEYMPNNSLDFYLFDPKKKKVLDWQKRLCIIEGISRGLLYLHRDSRLRIIHRDLKPSNILLDGELNPKISDFGMAKIFGSSENEGNTRRIMGT